The Sebastes fasciatus isolate fSebFas1 chromosome 13, fSebFas1.pri, whole genome shotgun sequence genome includes a region encoding these proteins:
- the brd4 gene encoding bromodomain-containing protein 4 isoform X4, producing the protein MDYKMHAKSNDLLDFQKLDALLEKIARSVSVKRESSEECNGISGALSVESVPGPRLNWCPANTTTPAPAAPAPAPGPELASNPVRMGDGLDAAQMSGSSSSSSSSGGSSQGQAQQMGNPPPPEYIDPNRPKRQTNQLQYLLKVVVKALWKHQFAWPFHIPVDAIKLNLPDYYTIIKIPMDMGTIKRRLENSYYWNAQECIQDFNTMFTNCYIYNKPGDDIVLMAEALEKVFLQRVTEMPEEETEIVVMMGKGRGRGRRDAGLNLKPGAIIDASSTTPQTRGLSNLSAAPLTRGPVQGPPSLPPQPLMQALPSHVPPTLPSHAPQLGAPYSLSQSDCAPQVPIMTSVPPPAQTSLPPASIQSTAPMLQNSITMTKQRKSQKRKADTTTPTANDQLSESSPAESKSGKTLPRRESTRPTKLIKKDAPDSQHHIGMGMGMGMGMGMGMGMGMGMGMGLSGPSGGHSPKPQDQLGYCASLVRDMLSKKHAAYAWPFYKPVDVDALGLHDYHDIIKYPMDLSSIKVKLESRQYREPQEFAADVRLMFSNCYKYNPPDHEVVAMARKLQDVFEMRFAKMPDEPESKPLVVPPAPTLHHPAPVKPQPPLAHIISSSDSSSDSSSESESSTDDSEEERAQRLAELQEQLKAVHEQLAALSQPQASKPKRKEKEKEKKEKKKEKHKKKGSMSSHVDEIQDAIPVPQLSKKSKTSNNNNKEVVPKKKPSKKEAMKNHPANLLPVPNLEDDLGAAGSSAMGEKCKPMTYEEKRQLSLDINKLPGDKLGRVVHIIQSREPSLKNSNPDEIEIDFETLKPSTLRELERYVSSCLRKKKKGSAEKPVESMATSKKTGSSSESSGSSTDSEAEGTGIIKHQKKKGQSAKEGKKTHPHVHIQSGPPQTGLHSQVAGLQSSGQMKQQHQPSPAGFIAPPVAALESSQLLETSFESLPPFGQPLMHLSHHTGNSSSPAPPHLNAHSAGPVSPETHPFLNQHAVLTSPGSQSQKNLLKEALHISMPQQPSRPSHKAAPLHPKPPQPQPAPPQQQQQQQPPILQQQQPQQPQQQQLQPQSAAPPQHQLPSQILHPPQPLHQRPMSPPTLTPQGLLSSQPPQMLLEDDEEPGSTTPLNHVQLYLQQFQQARQPQQSMQSLQAQARQQQQQQQQQQQQPGQISLLQSVQGQSQLSSQTTLPPPQLPIQSQAQPAPSHQALPQQMPLHQARHMHTQPQQLQPQQQQLNYQQGPGLAGQPQGSQHKVSMPTNKAQQIIQQQQQQQQQQQQQQQQQQQQQQQQQQQQPPSPRPTKADPYNAGHLRDNPSPLMMHSPQLPQYPAVSHQSPPHNMQPKKRAPGSHGGIKEEKLPPSPVMRGEPFNPAMRPDHHKHPDNKPSQPGHGQQNVKSMDSLRPVIRSSESSGPPSSLQDKDKFKQESKTPVAPKKEVKLKNMGSWASLAQKSTSTPLSAVKSSSDSFEQFRRAAREKEEREKALKAQAEQAEKDRLRREQDKLRGRDEEDIMEPSRRVHEEPRRRLEQQHIQAPSQQQQQQQQQQQQQQQQQQQQQQQQQQQQQQQQQQQQQQQQQQQPPPQQQQEPPPAAIQQPPQPPTPPQPAAQNQLDQQRELARRREQERRRREAMAATIDMNFQSDLMAIFEENLF; encoded by the exons ATGGATTACAAGATGCATGCCAAGTCAAACGATTTGCTGGATTTTCAAAAACTGGACGCCCTTCTGGAAAAAATTGCACGTTCAGTCTCTGTGAAAAG aGAGTCCAGCGAGGAGTGCAATGGGATCAGTGGTGCTCTGTCAGTGGAGTCTGTGCCGGGGCCAAGACTGAACTGGTGTCCTGCCAACACCACTACCCCTGCCCCTGCAGCTCCAGCTCCCGCTCCGGGGCCCGAGCTCGCGTCGAACCCTGTAAGAATGGGGGACGGCCTGGACGCAGCGCAGAtgtcaggcagcagcagcagcagcagcagcagcggcggcagcagcCAGGGGCAGGCCCAGCAAATGGGCAATCCCCCACCCCCAGAGTACATCGATCCCAACAGGCCAAAGCGCCAGACCAATCAGCTGCAGTACCTGCTCAAGGTGGTGGTGAAGGCCCTGTGGAAGCACCAGTTTGCCTGGCCCTTTCATATACCAGTGGATGCGATCAAACTTAACCTGCCT GACTACTACACAATAATCAAAATTCCCATGGACATGGGAACAATCAAGAGAAGGCTTGAGAACAGTTACTACTGGAACGCCCAAGAATGTATCCAAGACTTCAACACGATGTTTACCAACTGCTACATATACAACAAG CCTGGAGATGACATAGTCTTAATGGCTGAGGCTCTAGAGAAGGTTTTCCTCCAAAGGGTCACAGAAATGCCTGAGGAAGAAACTGAGATTGTTGTCATGATGGGGAAGGGACGTGGCCGTGGCCGAAGAGACGCAG GTCTGAACTTGAAACCAGGGGCCATCATTGATGCTTCGTCCACGACTCCTCAAACACGTGGTCTGTCGAACCTCTCAGCAGCACCGCTGACCAGAGGACCAGTGCAGGGCCCGCCTTCACTACCTCCCCAGCCTTTGATGCAGGCCCTGCCGTCCCACGTGCCCCCAACGTTACCCAGCCATGCGCCACAGCTCGGAGCTCCCTACTCCCTGAGCCAGTCGGACTGTGCTCCTCAAGTTCCCATCATGACTTCTGTGCCTCCCCCTGCTCAGACCTCCCTTCCCCCAGCGTCCATCCAGAGCACTGCCCCCATGCTGCAGAACTCTATAACCATGACCAAA CAAAGAAAGAGCCAGAAAAGGAAAGCTGACACTACAACGCCCACAGCAAACGACCAACTGAGTGAATCGTCACCGGCAGAGTCCAAATCTGGGAAGACACTACCCAGGCGAGAGAGTACCCGGCCGACAAAACTGATAAAGAAGGATGCACCAGACTCCCAGCATCACATAGGcatggggatggggatggggatggggatggggatggggatggggatggggatggggatggggatgggaCTGAGCGGACCAAGTGGAGGTCACAGCCCCAAACCGCAGGATCAGCTGGGATACTGCGCTAGTCTGGTTAGGGATATGCTGTCCAAGAAGCACGCTGCTTACGCCTGGCCATTCTACAAACCTGTTGACGTGGATGCACTGGGACTACACGATtatcatgacatcatcaaataTCCAATGGACCTCAGCTCCATCAAG GTCAAGCTGGAGAGCAGGCAATACCGGGAACCCCAGGAGTTTGCTGCTGACGTACGATTAATGTTTTCCAACTGCTACAAATATAATCCACCAGACCACGAGGTGGTAGCTATGGCTCGCAAGCTACAG gACGTCTTTGAGATGCGCTTTGCCAAGATGCCAGATGAACCTGAGAGCAAGCCTCTGGTTGTTCCCCCTGCTCCTACACTTCACCATCCCGCCCCCGTTAAGCCCCAGCCTCCTTTGGCCCACATCATCTCGTCTTCAGACAGCTCCAGTGACTCGTCCTCTGAGTCTGAGTCTTCCACAGATGACTCTGAAGAGGAGAGAGCCCAGAGGTTGGCAGAGCTCCAGGAACAG TTGAAGGCTGTCCATGAGCAGCTGGCTGCCTTGTCCCAACCACAAGCCAGCAAAccaaagagaaaagagaaggagaaggagaagaaggagaagaaaaaagaaaagcataaGAAGAAAGGAAGCATGTCTAGCCATGTAGATGAGATCCAGGATGCTATACCTGTTCCGCAGCTCTCTAAGAAGTCGAAGACcagtaacaataacaacaaagagGTTGTACCCAAGAAGAAACCCAG TAAAAAGGAAGCGATGAAAAATCATCCTGCCAACCTGCTGCCGGTTCCCAACCTGGAAGACGATTTGGGGGCTGCTGGGTCATCAGCTATGGGGGAAAAGTGCAAGCCCATGACGTACGAGGAGAAGAGGCAGCTGAGCTTGGACATCAACAAGCTTCCTGGTGACAAGCTCGGCCGTGTAGTGCATATCATCCAGTCCAGGGAGCCCTCGCTCAAAAACTCAAACCCTGATGAGATCGAGATTGACTTTGAGACGCTAAAGCCTTCCACTCTGCGCGAGCTGGAGAGATATGTGTCTTCCTGCCTCCGCAAGAAGAAAAAGGGTTCAG CTGAGAAGCCTGTGGAGTCCATGGCTACCTCCAAAAAGACTGGATCATCTTCAGAGAGCAGCGGCTCCAGCACAGACAGCGAAGCTGAGGGGACAG GAATAATAAAGCATCAGAAGAAGAAGGGCCAGTCTGCGAAGGAGGGGAAGAAGACGCATCCTCATGTACACATTCAGAGTGGCCCTCCTCAGACTGGACTTCATTCCCAAGTTGCAGGCCTTCAGTCCAGCGGTCAGatgaagcagcagcatcagccaTCGCCTGCAGGCTTCATCGCTCCCCCTGTAGCTGCTCTGGAGTCTTCCCAGTTACTGGAGACCAGCTTCGAGTCCCTGCCGCCTTTCGGCCAACCCCTCATGCATCTGTCCCACCACACAGGCAACTCCTCCTCACCCGCACCTCCACACCTCAACGCTCATTCTGCTGGGCCAGTGTCCCCTGAGACCCACCCCTTCCTCAACCAGCATGCCGTCCTCACATCTCCAG GATCACAATCACAAAAAAATCTCCTGAAGGAAG CCTTGCACATTTCCATGCCTCAGCAGCCTTCTCGACCCAGTCACAAGGCAGCGCCTCTTCATCCCAAACCCCCTCAACCGCAACCAGCAcctcctcagcagcagcagcagcagcagccgccaatcctgcagcagcagcagccgcagcagccgcagcagcaaCAGCTTCAGCCCCAGTCAGCAGCACCACCACAGCACCAGCTTCCCTCTCAGATCCTCCACCCTCCTCAGCCGCTGCACCAGCGGCCCATGTCCCCTCCAACACTCACACCCCAGGGCTTGCTGTCCTCCCAGCCTCCCCAGATGCTGCTGGAGGATGATGAAGAGCCAGGGTCTACGACGCCTTTGAACCATGTACAATTATACCTGCAGCAGTTCCAGCAAGCCCGTCAGCCCCAGCAGTCCATGCAGTCGCTCCAGGCGCAGGCTcgtcagcagcaacaacaacaacaacaacaacaacaacaaccaggaCAGATCTCCCTCCTGCAGTCTGTCCAGGGACAATCTCAACTCTCCTCTCAGACCACGCTGCCTCCTCCCCAGCTCCCTATCCAGTCCCAGGCTCAGCCAGCCCCGTCACATCAGGCCCTGCCCCAACAGATGCCTCTACACCAGGCCCGCCACATGCACACTCAGCCGCAGCAACTGCAGCCACAACAGCAACAGCTGAACTATCAGCAGGGTCCTGGACTAGCTGGTCAGCCCCAGGGTTCACAACATAAGGTATCCATGCCCACCAACAAAGCACAGCAGATcatccaacagcagcagcagcagcaacagcagcagcagcagcagcagcagcagcagcagcagcagcagcagcagcagcagcagcagcagccgccctCCCCTCGCCCGACCAAGGCTGACCCTTACAACGCTG GTCATTTGAGAGACAACCCATCCCCTCTCATGATGCATTCCCCACAACTTCCCCAGTATCCAGCTGTGTCTCACCAGTCGCCACCTCACAACATGCAGCCCAAAAAG AGGGCCCCTGGGAGCCATGGTGGGATAAAGGAGGAGAAACTTCCTCCATCACCAGTGATGAGAGGAGAGCCATTTAACCCTGCAATGAGACCAGACCATCACAAACATCCTGATAACAAGCCTTCTCAACCCGGCCACGGCCAACAGA ATGTGAAGTCCATGGACAGCTTGCGACCCGTCATCCGCTCCTCCGAGTCCAGTGGGCCGCCCTCCTCTCTGCAAGACAAGGATAAGTTCAAGCAGGAGTCCAAGACGCCCGTTGCCCCCAAAAAG GAGGTAAAACTGAAGAATATGGGCTCATGGGCCAGCCTGGCACAAAAGTCCACATCGACACCCTTATCTGCAGTGAAGTCGTCGAGTGATAGCTTTGAGCAGTTCCGTCGTGCCGCccgggagaaagaggagagggagaaggcgCTGAAGGCCCAGGCCGAGCAGGCGGAAAAAGACAGACTACGCAGAGAGCAGGACAAACTACG
- the brd4 gene encoding bromodomain-containing protein 4 isoform X5, translating into MDYKMHAKSNDLLDFQKLDALLEKIARSVSVKRESSEECNGISGALSVESVPGPRLNWCPANTTTPAPAAPAPAPGPELASNPVRMGDGLDAAQMSGSSSSSSSSGGSSQGQAQQMGNPPPPEYIDPNRPKRQTNQLQYLLKVVVKALWKHQFAWPFHIPVDAIKLNLPDYYTIIKIPMDMGTIKRRLENSYYWNAQECIQDFNTMFTNCYIYNKPGDDIVLMAEALEKVFLQRVTEMPEEETEIVVMMGKGRGRGRRDAGLNLKPGAIIDASSTTPQTRGLSNLSAAPLTRGPVQGPPSLPPQPLMQALPSHVPPTLPSHAPQLGAPYSLSQSDCAPQVPIMTSVPPPAQTSLPPASIQSTAPMLQNSITMTKQRKSQKRKADTTTPTANDQLSESSPAESKSGKTLPRRESTRPTKLIKKDAPDSQHHIGMGMGMGMGMGMGMGMGMGMGMGLSGPSGGHSPKPQDQLGYCASLVRDMLSKKHAAYAWPFYKPVDVDALGLHDYHDIIKYPMDLSSIKVKLESRQYREPQEFAADVRLMFSNCYKYNPPDHEVVAMARKLQDVFEMRFAKMPDEPESKPLVVPPAPTLHHPAPVKPQPPLAHIISSSDSSSDSSSESESSTDDSEEERAQRLAELQEQLKAVHEQLAALSQPQASKPKRKEKEKEKKEKKKEKHKKKGSMSSHVDEIQDAIPVPQLSKKSKTSNNNNKEVVPKKKPSKKEAMKNHPANLLPVPNLEDDLGAAGSSAMGEKCKPMTYEEKRQLSLDINKLPGDKLGRVVHIIQSREPSLKNSNPDEIEIDFETLKPSTLRELERYVSSCLRKKKKGSAEKPVESMATSKKTGSSSESSGSSTDSEAEGTGIIKHQKKKGQSAKEGKKTHPHVHIQSGPPQTGLHSQVAGLQSSGQMKQQHQPSPAGFIAPPVAALESSQLLETSFESLPPFGQPLMHLSHHTGNSSSPAPPHLNAHSAGPVSPETHPFLNQHAVLTSPALHISMPQQPSRPSHKAAPLHPKPPQPQPAPPQQQQQQQPPILQQQQPQQPQQQQLQPQSAAPPQHQLPSQILHPPQPLHQRPMSPPTLTPQGLLSSQPPQMLLEDDEEPGSTTPLNHVQLYLQQFQQARQPQQSMQSLQAQARQQQQQQQQQQQQPGQISLLQSVQGQSQLSSQTTLPPPQLPIQSQAQPAPSHQALPQQMPLHQARHMHTQPQQLQPQQQQLNYQQGPGLAGQPQGSQHKVSMPTNKAQQIIQQQQQQQQQQQQQQQQQQQQQQQQQQQQPPSPRPTKADPYNAGHLRDNPSPLMMHSPQLPQYPAVSHQSPPHNMQPKKQRAPGSHGGIKEEKLPPSPVMRGEPFNPAMRPDHHKHPDNKPSQPGHGQQNVKSMDSLRPVIRSSESSGPPSSLQDKDKFKQESKTPVAPKKVQEVKLKNMGSWASLAQKSTSTPLSAVKSSSDSFEQFRRAAREKEEREKALKAQAEQAEKDRLRREQDKLRGRDEEDIMEPSRRVHEEPRRRLEQQHIQAPSQQQQQQQQQQQQQQQQQQQQQQQQQQQQQQQQQQQQQQQQQQQPPPQQQQEPPPAAIQQPPQPPTPPQPAAQNQLDQQRELARRREQERRRREAMAATIDMNFQSDLMAIFEENLF; encoded by the exons ATGGATTACAAGATGCATGCCAAGTCAAACGATTTGCTGGATTTTCAAAAACTGGACGCCCTTCTGGAAAAAATTGCACGTTCAGTCTCTGTGAAAAG aGAGTCCAGCGAGGAGTGCAATGGGATCAGTGGTGCTCTGTCAGTGGAGTCTGTGCCGGGGCCAAGACTGAACTGGTGTCCTGCCAACACCACTACCCCTGCCCCTGCAGCTCCAGCTCCCGCTCCGGGGCCCGAGCTCGCGTCGAACCCTGTAAGAATGGGGGACGGCCTGGACGCAGCGCAGAtgtcaggcagcagcagcagcagcagcagcagcggcggcagcagcCAGGGGCAGGCCCAGCAAATGGGCAATCCCCCACCCCCAGAGTACATCGATCCCAACAGGCCAAAGCGCCAGACCAATCAGCTGCAGTACCTGCTCAAGGTGGTGGTGAAGGCCCTGTGGAAGCACCAGTTTGCCTGGCCCTTTCATATACCAGTGGATGCGATCAAACTTAACCTGCCT GACTACTACACAATAATCAAAATTCCCATGGACATGGGAACAATCAAGAGAAGGCTTGAGAACAGTTACTACTGGAACGCCCAAGAATGTATCCAAGACTTCAACACGATGTTTACCAACTGCTACATATACAACAAG CCTGGAGATGACATAGTCTTAATGGCTGAGGCTCTAGAGAAGGTTTTCCTCCAAAGGGTCACAGAAATGCCTGAGGAAGAAACTGAGATTGTTGTCATGATGGGGAAGGGACGTGGCCGTGGCCGAAGAGACGCAG GTCTGAACTTGAAACCAGGGGCCATCATTGATGCTTCGTCCACGACTCCTCAAACACGTGGTCTGTCGAACCTCTCAGCAGCACCGCTGACCAGAGGACCAGTGCAGGGCCCGCCTTCACTACCTCCCCAGCCTTTGATGCAGGCCCTGCCGTCCCACGTGCCCCCAACGTTACCCAGCCATGCGCCACAGCTCGGAGCTCCCTACTCCCTGAGCCAGTCGGACTGTGCTCCTCAAGTTCCCATCATGACTTCTGTGCCTCCCCCTGCTCAGACCTCCCTTCCCCCAGCGTCCATCCAGAGCACTGCCCCCATGCTGCAGAACTCTATAACCATGACCAAA CAAAGAAAGAGCCAGAAAAGGAAAGCTGACACTACAACGCCCACAGCAAACGACCAACTGAGTGAATCGTCACCGGCAGAGTCCAAATCTGGGAAGACACTACCCAGGCGAGAGAGTACCCGGCCGACAAAACTGATAAAGAAGGATGCACCAGACTCCCAGCATCACATAGGcatggggatggggatggggatggggatggggatggggatggggatggggatggggatggggatgggaCTGAGCGGACCAAGTGGAGGTCACAGCCCCAAACCGCAGGATCAGCTGGGATACTGCGCTAGTCTGGTTAGGGATATGCTGTCCAAGAAGCACGCTGCTTACGCCTGGCCATTCTACAAACCTGTTGACGTGGATGCACTGGGACTACACGATtatcatgacatcatcaaataTCCAATGGACCTCAGCTCCATCAAG GTCAAGCTGGAGAGCAGGCAATACCGGGAACCCCAGGAGTTTGCTGCTGACGTACGATTAATGTTTTCCAACTGCTACAAATATAATCCACCAGACCACGAGGTGGTAGCTATGGCTCGCAAGCTACAG gACGTCTTTGAGATGCGCTTTGCCAAGATGCCAGATGAACCTGAGAGCAAGCCTCTGGTTGTTCCCCCTGCTCCTACACTTCACCATCCCGCCCCCGTTAAGCCCCAGCCTCCTTTGGCCCACATCATCTCGTCTTCAGACAGCTCCAGTGACTCGTCCTCTGAGTCTGAGTCTTCCACAGATGACTCTGAAGAGGAGAGAGCCCAGAGGTTGGCAGAGCTCCAGGAACAG TTGAAGGCTGTCCATGAGCAGCTGGCTGCCTTGTCCCAACCACAAGCCAGCAAAccaaagagaaaagagaaggagaaggagaagaaggagaagaaaaaagaaaagcataaGAAGAAAGGAAGCATGTCTAGCCATGTAGATGAGATCCAGGATGCTATACCTGTTCCGCAGCTCTCTAAGAAGTCGAAGACcagtaacaataacaacaaagagGTTGTACCCAAGAAGAAACCCAG TAAAAAGGAAGCGATGAAAAATCATCCTGCCAACCTGCTGCCGGTTCCCAACCTGGAAGACGATTTGGGGGCTGCTGGGTCATCAGCTATGGGGGAAAAGTGCAAGCCCATGACGTACGAGGAGAAGAGGCAGCTGAGCTTGGACATCAACAAGCTTCCTGGTGACAAGCTCGGCCGTGTAGTGCATATCATCCAGTCCAGGGAGCCCTCGCTCAAAAACTCAAACCCTGATGAGATCGAGATTGACTTTGAGACGCTAAAGCCTTCCACTCTGCGCGAGCTGGAGAGATATGTGTCTTCCTGCCTCCGCAAGAAGAAAAAGGGTTCAG CTGAGAAGCCTGTGGAGTCCATGGCTACCTCCAAAAAGACTGGATCATCTTCAGAGAGCAGCGGCTCCAGCACAGACAGCGAAGCTGAGGGGACAG GAATAATAAAGCATCAGAAGAAGAAGGGCCAGTCTGCGAAGGAGGGGAAGAAGACGCATCCTCATGTACACATTCAGAGTGGCCCTCCTCAGACTGGACTTCATTCCCAAGTTGCAGGCCTTCAGTCCAGCGGTCAGatgaagcagcagcatcagccaTCGCCTGCAGGCTTCATCGCTCCCCCTGTAGCTGCTCTGGAGTCTTCCCAGTTACTGGAGACCAGCTTCGAGTCCCTGCCGCCTTTCGGCCAACCCCTCATGCATCTGTCCCACCACACAGGCAACTCCTCCTCACCCGCACCTCCACACCTCAACGCTCATTCTGCTGGGCCAGTGTCCCCTGAGACCCACCCCTTCCTCAACCAGCATGCCGTCCTCACATCTCCAG CCTTGCACATTTCCATGCCTCAGCAGCCTTCTCGACCCAGTCACAAGGCAGCGCCTCTTCATCCCAAACCCCCTCAACCGCAACCAGCAcctcctcagcagcagcagcagcagcagccgccaatcctgcagcagcagcagccgcagcagccgcagcagcaaCAGCTTCAGCCCCAGTCAGCAGCACCACCACAGCACCAGCTTCCCTCTCAGATCCTCCACCCTCCTCAGCCGCTGCACCAGCGGCCCATGTCCCCTCCAACACTCACACCCCAGGGCTTGCTGTCCTCCCAGCCTCCCCAGATGCTGCTGGAGGATGATGAAGAGCCAGGGTCTACGACGCCTTTGAACCATGTACAATTATACCTGCAGCAGTTCCAGCAAGCCCGTCAGCCCCAGCAGTCCATGCAGTCGCTCCAGGCGCAGGCTcgtcagcagcaacaacaacaacaacaacaacaacaacaaccaggaCAGATCTCCCTCCTGCAGTCTGTCCAGGGACAATCTCAACTCTCCTCTCAGACCACGCTGCCTCCTCCCCAGCTCCCTATCCAGTCCCAGGCTCAGCCAGCCCCGTCACATCAGGCCCTGCCCCAACAGATGCCTCTACACCAGGCCCGCCACATGCACACTCAGCCGCAGCAACTGCAGCCACAACAGCAACAGCTGAACTATCAGCAGGGTCCTGGACTAGCTGGTCAGCCCCAGGGTTCACAACATAAGGTATCCATGCCCACCAACAAAGCACAGCAGATcatccaacagcagcagcagcagcaacagcagcagcagcagcagcagcagcagcagcagcagcagcagcagcagcagcagcagcagcagccgccctCCCCTCGCCCGACCAAGGCTGACCCTTACAACGCTG GTCATTTGAGAGACAACCCATCCCCTCTCATGATGCATTCCCCACAACTTCCCCAGTATCCAGCTGTGTCTCACCAGTCGCCACCTCACAACATGCAGCCCAAAAAG CAGAGGGCCCCTGGGAGCCATGGTGGGATAAAGGAGGAGAAACTTCCTCCATCACCAGTGATGAGAGGAGAGCCATTTAACCCTGCAATGAGACCAGACCATCACAAACATCCTGATAACAAGCCTTCTCAACCCGGCCACGGCCAACAGA ATGTGAAGTCCATGGACAGCTTGCGACCCGTCATCCGCTCCTCCGAGTCCAGTGGGCCGCCCTCCTCTCTGCAAGACAAGGATAAGTTCAAGCAGGAGTCCAAGACGCCCGTTGCCCCCAAAAAGGTACAG GAGGTAAAACTGAAGAATATGGGCTCATGGGCCAGCCTGGCACAAAAGTCCACATCGACACCCTTATCTGCAGTGAAGTCGTCGAGTGATAGCTTTGAGCAGTTCCGTCGTGCCGCccgggagaaagaggagagggagaaggcgCTGAAGGCCCAGGCCGAGCAGGCGGAAAAAGACAGACTACGCAGAGAGCAGGACAAACTACG